A genomic segment from Terriglobales bacterium encodes:
- a CDS encoding Na+/H+ antiporter NhaA, whose translation MAEEHSAEEHDAVHALELQCELVQSPLHRIEHRLQTWVSLLIMPLFALANAGVYIIGNIRAAVSHPVTLGVTLGLFVGKPLGITAFAWLGAKSTLASPPAGVAWKQILGASWLCGVGFTMSPFIASLAFGEGPLLDIAKIGILSASVLAGIAGTRMLWRAV comes from the coding sequence TTGGCGGAGGAACACTCCGCGGAGGAGCACGACGCGGTCCATGCTCTGGAATTGCAGTGTGAACTCGTTCAGTCACCGCTGCACCGCATCGAACATCGGCTCCAAACCTGGGTCAGCCTCCTGATCATGCCACTCTTTGCCCTGGCCAACGCGGGCGTTTACATCATCGGGAACATTCGGGCCGCCGTGTCCCATCCCGTCACTCTGGGAGTGACGCTGGGGTTGTTCGTTGGCAAACCTCTGGGAATCACAGCTTTTGCGTGGCTTGGGGCCAAGTCAACGCTCGCCTCACCGCCGGCAGGCGTCGCTTGGAAGCAGATCCTTGGTGCAAGTTGGCTGTGCGGCGTCGGCTTCACCATGTCGCCGTTTATTGCGAGCTTGGCGTTCGGTGAGGGACCGCTGCTCGATATCGCGAAAATCGGTATACTCTCCGCTTCCGTACTGGCGGGAATCGCCGGCACCAGGATGCTCTGGCGTGCAGTCTAA
- a CDS encoding Na+/H+ antiporter NhaA: MPDTAAANGLRKLELLTAPFKRFAQMEATGGIMLLISAAVAIAWANSPWRHSYETLWHTPLTIGFGHFQISETRYQWINDGLMSISSSWSASRSSARY, encoded by the coding sequence ATGCCCGACACCGCAGCTGCAAACGGTTTAAGAAAGCTTGAACTGCTTACAGCTCCTTTCAAGCGCTTCGCGCAGATGGAAGCCACTGGCGGCATAATGCTCCTGATCTCCGCGGCGGTCGCGATTGCGTGGGCGAACTCCCCCTGGCGGCATAGCTATGAGACCCTCTGGCATACGCCGCTGACCATCGGGTTCGGCCACTTCCAGATTTCAGAGACCCGTTATCAGTGGATCAATGACGGGCTGATGTCCATCTCTTCTTCCTGGTCGGCCTCGAGATCAAGCGCGAGGTACTGA
- a CDS encoding PP2C family protein-serine/threonine phosphatase — protein MGPPQIESAAFHQAQLQSERLRILGVLSFAAVLAVVTVLRVFVIRTASVGTPWVWNVVLACTIAVYELCILRRVDLALKGGQSVPSRYWVISTLLETSIPAFAIAFLASPQIQDVYRPLATPAVLAFFIFIILSTLRLDLWICWLSGVVATLAYVAAALYLGWRPPVLGIPSPVTQTYVGLNALTLLFGGAIAGAVARQIRKHVDAALREAETKRRLEAIQHDLQVARSIQQSLLPKERPPITGFDIAGWNEPAEDTGGDYFDWMTLDDGKFVATLGDVTGHGIGPALLAAACRAYSRASFRAGHDLSTTLGHINQALQHDLTPERFVTFVAAVCAPDGAEAEILSAGHGPLLVYSRSSDRFTELEAQAVPFGILPFFNSDPPARLRLNPGDLLLLITDGFCEWENERGEDFGVQRAEEVIRASRDLSSAEIIAKLYDAVITFANGTSQKDDLTAVLIKRL, from the coding sequence ATGGGCCCACCACAGATCGAATCCGCGGCGTTTCACCAGGCCCAGCTGCAAAGCGAGCGCCTCCGCATCCTTGGCGTGCTGAGCTTTGCCGCCGTTCTAGCAGTCGTCACGGTCTTGCGTGTCTTCGTGATTCGTACGGCTTCGGTGGGCACACCCTGGGTGTGGAACGTGGTACTGGCATGCACGATAGCGGTCTACGAATTGTGCATTCTGCGCAGGGTCGACCTCGCCCTGAAAGGGGGGCAGAGCGTTCCCTCTCGGTATTGGGTCATCAGCACTCTCCTGGAAACTTCAATCCCGGCATTCGCAATCGCCTTTCTGGCAAGCCCACAGATTCAAGACGTCTATCGACCCCTAGCCACTCCGGCTGTGCTTGCTTTCTTCATATTCATCATCCTTTCCACGCTCCGGTTGGACTTGTGGATCTGCTGGTTGTCGGGAGTGGTCGCAACCCTTGCCTATGTTGCGGCAGCTTTGTATCTGGGCTGGCGACCTCCTGTTCTGGGGATACCGAGTCCTGTTACGCAAACTTATGTGGGTCTCAATGCCCTCACGCTCCTGTTTGGCGGAGCAATCGCGGGAGCAGTAGCCAGGCAGATCCGTAAGCACGTAGACGCTGCGCTGCGGGAAGCAGAAACCAAACGGAGGCTCGAGGCAATTCAGCACGATTTGCAGGTTGCGCGCTCCATCCAGCAGTCGCTCTTGCCCAAGGAACGGCCCCCAATCACAGGATTCGATATCGCCGGATGGAACGAGCCAGCGGAAGATACGGGTGGCGATTACTTCGACTGGATGACCCTGGACGATGGCAAGTTCGTCGCCACTCTGGGCGATGTTACCGGTCACGGCATTGGCCCCGCGTTGCTCGCGGCAGCCTGTCGTGCCTATTCGCGTGCCAGCTTCAGGGCGGGACACGACCTCTCCACCACGCTTGGGCACATCAATCAGGCCCTGCAACATGATCTCACGCCGGAACGATTTGTCACCTTTGTAGCCGCCGTCTGCGCTCCTGACGGTGCGGAAGCCGAGATCCTGTCCGCCGGCCACGGTCCGCTCCTTGTATACTCGCGATCCTCAGACCGCTTCACGGAGTTGGAGGCGCAGGCGGTGCCTTTTGGCATCCTTCCCTTTTTCAACTCGGACCCGCCGGCACGCCTTCGGTTGAACCCGGGTGACCTGTTATTGCTGATCACCGACGGTTTTTGCGAATGGGAGAATGAACGCGGCGAGGACTTCGGCGTTCAGCGCGCGGAGGAGGTGATTCGCGCCTCCCGGGACCTTTCCTCGGCGGAGATCATCGCAAAACTTTACGATGCTGTCATCACTTTCGCGAATGGAACCAGCCAGAAGGATGACCTGACTGCGGTGCTCATAAAGCGGCTATAG